One region of Chitinophagales bacterium genomic DNA includes:
- a CDS encoding NAD(P)H-dependent oxidoreductase: MTTLISATNRPGSMTLLVAQTYKKILDKKGYPVTLCNLEDLPVDALHSAMYGNPSTAFDVFQNKYLIPADKFLIIAPEYNGGFPGILKLMIDASDIPNAYHGKKVALTGVSSGRAGNLRGMEHLTGIFNYLQMQVMYNKLPISKIETLIDKEGFLADMETLKAIDKQCDQFIKF; encoded by the coding sequence ATGACCACTCTCATTTCTGCTACCAATCGTCCTGGAAGTATGACCCTTTTGGTAGCCCAAACATATAAAAAAATACTTGATAAAAAAGGCTACCCCGTAACGCTTTGCAATCTTGAGGATTTACCTGTAGATGCCTTACACAGTGCTATGTATGGCAACCCAAGCACCGCATTTGATGTTTTTCAAAACAAATACCTGATTCCTGCCGATAAATTCCTGATCATAGCACCCGAATACAATGGTGGTTTTCCCGGAATTTTAAAACTGATGATCGATGCCAGTGATATTCCCAATGCCTATCACGGTAAAAAAGTAGCCTTAACGGGCGTGTCTTCAGGAAGAGCGGGAAACTTGCGTGGAATGGAGCACCTTACCGGTATTTTCAATTACCTGCAAATGCAGGTGATGTATAATAAACTACCTATCTCAAAAATAGAAACCCTTATCGATAAAGAAGGATTTCTTGCAGATATGGAAACCTTAAAAGCCATAGACAAACAATGCGATCAATTTATAAAATTTTAA
- a CDS encoding ABC transporter substrate-binding protein: MRSIYKILSFCLLLLLLSACNPNEKKELGSVFRFNISSAINSLDPAFAKDQASIWLVYQMYNGLITLDNELNVKPALAKSWEISEDGLHYTFHLRTDVHFHKNDLIAKERTLKASDVVYSFQRIIDPKVASPGSWIFNDKLAENKPFKALNDSTFQLSLNSPFGPMLSLLSMPYCFVLPEEVVAHYKSDFRKNPVGTGPFQLKVWKEGQVIILEKNQDYFEEGLPKLDAVRVSFIESKETEYLKFIQGDIDFMSGIDPAYIDELLDKEGKLKAEWNGKIELLKAPYLNTEYLGILQSTDNTALNKKAIRQAINYGFDRRQMIRFLRNNIGIPAEQGFIPFGLPGFNPQADYGYSYNPDKARQLIKQSGYSGEKIKLLTNSSYEDIGTYIVRQLNEIGLNIEMDIVPPAFQREMMAKGDADFFRGSWIADYPDAENYLALFYGPLGAPPNYTNYSNPVYDKLYEAALKENNEAERLKLYRNMDSLIMKDAVVVPLYYDQVLRFVQKNISGLNPNPINLLVLKNVSIQKPIKTDE, translated from the coding sequence ATGCGATCAATTTATAAAATTTTAAGCTTCTGCTTGCTCTTATTGCTGCTCTCTGCCTGCAATCCAAATGAAAAGAAAGAACTGGGCAGCGTTTTTCGTTTCAATATTTCTTCGGCAATAAACTCCCTTGATCCTGCATTTGCAAAAGACCAGGCTTCTATTTGGTTGGTCTATCAAATGTACAACGGGCTAATTACGCTCGATAATGAATTGAATGTAAAACCCGCCCTGGCTAAATCCTGGGAAATCAGTGAAGATGGACTGCACTATACTTTTCACCTGAGAACGGATGTGCATTTCCACAAAAATGATCTCATTGCCAAAGAACGCACATTAAAAGCTTCAGATGTAGTTTATAGTTTTCAGCGCATTATTGATCCAAAAGTAGCTTCTCCAGGCTCATGGATTTTTAATGATAAACTTGCTGAAAACAAACCTTTTAAAGCTCTGAACGACAGCACTTTTCAGCTTAGCTTAAACAGCCCTTTCGGGCCAATGCTCTCCCTGCTATCAATGCCTTATTGCTTTGTGCTGCCTGAAGAAGTGGTGGCGCATTACAAAAGTGATTTCAGGAAAAATCCGGTGGGGACAGGTCCTTTTCAATTAAAAGTATGGAAGGAAGGGCAGGTCATTATCCTGGAAAAAAATCAGGATTATTTCGAAGAAGGATTGCCAAAATTAGATGCCGTAAGGGTAAGTTTTATTGAAAGCAAAGAAACCGAATACCTCAAATTTATCCAGGGAGATATTGATTTTATGAGCGGTATTGACCCCGCTTATATTGATGAATTGCTGGATAAAGAAGGTAAATTAAAAGCCGAATGGAACGGTAAAATTGAATTGCTAAAGGCACCATATCTCAATACGGAATACCTTGGCATTTTACAAAGTACAGACAATACGGCACTCAATAAGAAAGCCATTCGACAGGCCATCAATTACGGTTTTGATCGCAGGCAAATGATCCGTTTTCTGCGCAATAATATCGGTATTCCGGCAGAACAAGGTTTTATCCCATTTGGCTTGCCCGGTTTCAATCCGCAAGCAGATTATGGCTATTCCTATAATCCGGATAAAGCAAGACAATTGATCAAACAATCGGGCTACAGCGGGGAAAAAATAAAACTGCTGACCAACTCGAGCTATGAAGATATCGGCACCTATATCGTGCGCCAGTTGAATGAAATTGGGCTGAACATTGAAATGGATATTGTTCCCCCGGCTTTTCAGCGGGAAATGATGGCCAAAGGGGATGCAGATTTTTTCCGTGGCTCCTGGATTGCCGATTATCCCGATGCTGAAAATTACCTGGCACTATTTTATGGCCCGCTTGGAGCACCACCCAATTACACCAATTATTCCAATCCTGTTTATGACAAACTGTACGAAGCTGCTTTGAAAGAAAACAATGAAGCCGAACGCTTAAAACTCTATCGCAATATGGACAGCCTTATAATGAAAGATGCGGTAGTTGTTCCTCTTTATTATGACCAGGTTTTGCGTTTTGTGCAAAAAAATATCAGTGGATTAAATCCCAATCCCATTAATCTTTTAGTTTTGAAAAATGTTAGTATTCAGAAACCAATAAAAACAGACGAATGA
- a CDS encoding thioredoxin family protein, protein MSLIKADDAQFSEALKSNEKVIVKFYADWCGSCRLMAPKYKRLAENEAYSDVAFLDVNAEHSPGARKAAGVDNLPFFAAFKNGELVEGSSAGKIDFVEKLIEKVS, encoded by the coding sequence ATGAGTTTGATAAAAGCAGATGATGCTCAATTTAGCGAAGCATTAAAATCCAATGAAAAAGTAATTGTGAAATTCTATGCTGACTGGTGCGGCTCATGCCGGCTGATGGCTCCCAAATACAAAAGACTTGCCGAAAATGAAGCTTATAGCGATGTGGCTTTTCTGGATGTAAATGCTGAACACAGCCCTGGAGCCAGGAAAGCTGCCGGAGTGGATAACCTGCCCTTTTTTGCAGCATTTAAAAATGGTGAACTGGTGGAAGGTTCCTCTGCCGGAAAAATTGATTTTGTAGAAAAACTGATTGAAAAAGTAAGCTGA
- a CDS encoding ELWxxDGT repeat protein, with protein sequence MTAKYSLFILMICCCSSLRAQHFNLLKVINQNGSAGIENFTLSSGKLFFTATDTSHGNELWVTDGTESGTMMLKDINPGMFGSSISNIASVNNTLFFSANNGSIGAELWISDGTEAGTQLLKDINPGAIAGEISHFAPALDLLLFAANEGTNGKELWGSDGTTVGTKMIKDISPGIGSSLPFNFTEFNGKVYFSAISSSGDEFWSTDGTSAGTQMIKDINPGAGNSSPADFIVYDNKLYFNADDGVNGKELWVSDGTTAGTQLFKDINPGAGSCDFNYPFVFKDKLYFSANDGTNGDELWISDGTSSGTQMLKNINTSGSSTIQGWFVEYGDKLYFRADDGTHEQEYWFSDGTTAGTQMLKDLNPSGDAFPAWPIVYKDKLYFQANDGNGRKMWVSDGTEAGTEIIMPPIAPNNDPFDNPSGFVEFQGKLFFDADFNFAGEQLWTYEDTTATDNDTTSVELLESGDIGFVAFPNPVNEQLQIEFEQELKQEMHLQVYDLMGRIIFEDEISEGANSCQVNTRALQTGSYLLHLSNDYGSAVEHFVKIH encoded by the coding sequence ATGACCGCAAAATACAGCTTATTTATTTTGATGATTTGCTGCTGCAGCAGTTTAAGAGCTCAACATTTCAATCTTTTAAAAGTAATCAACCAGAACGGCAGTGCCGGTATTGAAAATTTCACCTTGTCATCAGGCAAGCTTTTCTTTACAGCAACCGATACTTCCCATGGAAATGAATTATGGGTAACGGACGGTACCGAATCGGGAACCATGATGCTCAAGGATATCAATCCCGGTATGTTTGGTTCATCTATAAGTAATATAGCATCTGTTAACAATACTTTGTTCTTTTCAGCCAACAACGGAAGTATTGGAGCAGAGCTGTGGATCAGTGATGGTACTGAAGCGGGTACACAATTGTTGAAAGATATCAATCCCGGTGCTATAGCCGGGGAAATCAGTCATTTTGCACCTGCATTGGATCTGTTGTTGTTTGCTGCAAATGAAGGCACCAATGGTAAAGAATTGTGGGGATCTGACGGCACTACTGTCGGCACTAAAATGATCAAAGACATATCCCCGGGTATAGGCAGCTCTCTTCCTTTTAACTTTACTGAATTCAATGGCAAGGTTTATTTTTCTGCCATTAGCTCCAGTGGTGATGAATTTTGGTCAACAGACGGCACTTCTGCCGGAACGCAAATGATCAAAGACATCAACCCGGGTGCAGGCAACAGTAGTCCTGCTGATTTTATTGTTTATGACAATAAATTATATTTCAACGCAGATGATGGTGTGAATGGTAAAGAGCTTTGGGTAAGTGATGGTACAACAGCGGGCACCCAATTGTTCAAAGATATTAACCCAGGTGCAGGGTCATGTGATTTTAATTATCCGTTTGTATTTAAGGATAAACTTTACTTTTCTGCCAATGACGGTACAAATGGAGATGAGCTCTGGATAAGTGATGGCACATCAAGTGGTACCCAAATGCTTAAAAACATCAATACCTCGGGTTCTTCAACAATCCAGGGTTGGTTTGTTGAATACGGGGATAAGCTCTATTTCAGAGCAGATGACGGCACCCACGAACAGGAGTATTGGTTTAGCGATGGTACCACAGCAGGAACACAAATGCTCAAAGACCTGAATCCTTCCGGTGATGCATTCCCTGCCTGGCCAATTGTTTACAAGGACAAATTGTATTTCCAGGCCAATGATGGAAATGGCCGCAAAATGTGGGTTTCAGATGGGACAGAAGCGGGTACTGAAATCATAATGCCTCCCATAGCCCCTAATAATGATCCATTCGACAATCCTTCGGGGTTTGTTGAATTTCAGGGCAAGTTGTTTTTCGATGCTGATTTTAATTTTGCCGGGGAGCAGTTGTGGACTTATGAAGATACCACTGCAACAGATAATGACACGACTTCAGTTGAATTACTTGAATCTGGAGACATTGGTTTTGTAGCATTCCCCAATCCTGTTAATGAACAATTGCAAATTGAGTTTGAACAAGAACTTAAGCAAGAAATGCACCTTCAGGTTTATGACCTAATGGGACGCATAATATTTGAAGACGAAATTTCAGAGGGTGCTAATTCATGCCAGGTCAACACCAGGGCACTTCAAACAGGCTCCTATTTGTTACACCTTTCAAATGACTATGGCTCAGCGGTTGAGCATTTTGTTAAAATACACTGA
- a CDS encoding helix-turn-helix transcriptional regulator, giving the protein MANKSPILLPKTQRILTELGENIKLARLRRRLSSAQVAERAGMGRSTLVKIEKGNRGVSIGYYLSVLKVLGLEKDFLLLAKDDELGRKLQDIDLITRKRAPKKIN; this is encoded by the coding sequence ATGGCAAATAAAAGTCCAATATTATTACCTAAAACACAAAGGATACTAACCGAGCTTGGCGAAAATATTAAGCTGGCAAGGTTGAGGAGAAGGCTCAGTAGTGCTCAAGTTGCTGAACGTGCCGGTATGGGGCGCTCTACACTTGTGAAAATAGAAAAGGGAAATCGCGGAGTGAGTATCGGGTATTACCTGAGCGTGCTAAAAGTTCTTGGTCTTGAGAAAGATTTTTTGCTTTTGGCAAAAGACGATGAGTTGGGCAGGAAATTGCAGGATATAGATTTGATTACAAGGAAAAGGGCTCCAAAAAAAATCAATTAA